ATGATAATTGGTTCTGCGGGATGGACTTAATTCCGCGTCAAAAATTATAAGCTGGAAAGAGGCAAGCGTATTGCACTATCGTGATAAACTTATAACACTCCAAGGAAACCTGGAGAAAATGAGCAAGATCATGATTGCATTTTCAGGAGGAGTGGACAGTACTTTCTTAGTTAAAGTTGCCGGAGATGTATTGGGCAAAAACGTAATTGCTGTTACGGCAAAATCAGCTACATTTCCGGAGAGGGAACTTCAGGAGGCTGTTCAATTTTGCCGGCAGGAAGAGATCAGCCATCTAATTATAGAGTCCGAGGAATTGGATGATCCTGAGTTCGGCAAAAATCCTTTTAACCGCTGTTATCTTTGTAAAAAACAATTGTTCAGCAAAATATTGAGCATTGCGGCTGACTACGGTATGGAATCTGTCGTAGAAGGCTCCAATGTGGATGATTTAAGCGATTATCGTCCTGGAAGACAGGCTTTAGAAGAACTAGGGATACAAAGTCCGCTGCTTCAGGCAGGGTTGACAAAAGAAGAAATCCGCCTTCTTTCGAAAGAACATGGGTTGACGACCTGGGATAAACCCTCATTTGCCTGCTTGTCTTCCAGGATTCCCTATGGCGAAGAGATAAATGAAAAGAAACTACAGATGATTGATTTTGCAGAACAATTTTTACTCGATTTGGGTTTCCGTCAAGTTCGGGTACGGTACCATGGTGATATTGCCCGCATAGAGGTATTGCCGCAGGAGAATAATCTTATCATACGACAGGACATCGCTCAGAAGATCTATAAGAAATTTACAGATATTGGCTTTGCTTATACGGCACTTGACCTAAAGGGCTACCGCAGCGGCAGTATGAATGAAAAGATCAATACGAATAGTTGATAAACGAAAGTATCCGAGGTGATTATTATGGTGGAAAAAGCCAATATGCAAATGAATCAACTTGTTTCGAATATTGTTTCAAGCTATCAGGAACAGCCCAATTCTTACACTCAGCTGTCCTGCCAGCTTCCAAACCGGGATGTCATCATCGAGATTATTCACCTCTTGCGGCAGCTTTTATTTCCGGGGTATTTTGGCAAGCAAAACCTGAATGAAAGCACCTTGGAATATCATGTTGGGAACCTGTTGATCGAGATCTATGAAAAATTGAGCCAGCAGGTAAGCTGTGCGCTCAAGCATCAACACGGCAATAACGCATCTTGTGATGATATAGAAATCAGTGAAAAAGCAGAAAAGATATGTTGGCACTTTTTAAGCAAGATTCCGGAAATAAGGGAATATCTAGCACTGGATGTACAGGCTGCTTTTGACGGGGATCCGGCAGCTGATGACAAAGCGCTTGTGATCTTCGCATATCCGGGCCTTTTGGCAGTCAGTATTTACCGGCTCGCGCATGAGCTTTACCTGCTCTCTGTTCCGTTGATCCCGAGGATCATGACTGAATTTGCTCATAACGAGACTGGAATTGATATTCACGCAGGGGCCAAAATCGGCAAATATTTCTTCATAGACCATGGTACGGGTGTCGTTATTGGCGAAACTACGATTATTGGCGATAAAGTTAAGATTTATCAGGGTGTAACGCTGGGAGCCCTATCCACTAGAGGCGGACAAAGCCTTCGCAGCCAAAAGCGTCATCCAACAATTGAGGATGATGTGACTGTCTATTCCGGAGCCTCAATATTTGGTGGGGAAACGATTATCGGAAAAGGTTCGGTCATTGGCAGTAATGTGTTTATTACCCAATCTGTCCCGCCTGGAACCAGGGTAATGATTAAAAATCCGGATCTGATCTTTAAGGGGCAGGAAATGCAAAAAGATAAGAAGGAACTGACAAACGAACTGGACCTGGAAACTTAAAAATAGCTAAAGGGCACTGGCTGAGTGCAATTTATACGATTGTAAGGCATACAAAACTATAGATATTAGGGATTATGAGTTAGATTATTAACGAAGCGATAAAATCTGAAGAAAGGAAAGAGGGTCGACTTGAAAATATCAACAAAAGGAAGATATGGTTTACGTGCGATTCTTGACGTGGCCCTGAATGAGCACGCAGGACCGGTAACCATTCATAGTATTTCCGAGCGCCAGGATTTATCTGAACGCTATTTGGAACAGCTGCTCATTACACTGAAACAGAACGCGCTCATCAAAAGCATCCGCGGATTCCAGGGAGGATATATTTTAGGCAGAGAGCCTGAAAGTATTACGGTCGGTGATACGATCAGAGCACTGGAAGGCCCGATATCTCCCGTCGACTGCGTCAATGACAATAATCCGGGTGCCTGTTCCAGAGCTGAATTGTGCGTAACCAAAATGGTATGGGACGATCTGAAAAATGCAATGGTAAAGGTACTGGATTCTTATACTTTGGCGGACCTGATGGAGGAATATAAAAAAATGAACAATAATTCCTTTGACAATTATTGCATTTAATACTGTGTATTTTAATCTTGCCCCATGGTTGTTTGGAAAAACCATGGGGTTTTTTATATGCCCGTTACCTGGCAGCATAAGGTCAATTTTTCTCTATGGAAAACTATAAAGTCCATAGGAATAACAGATAAATTAGTCAGAATAGTATTGACAAATGCTTAAAACCCTACTACTATATCTTTAAACACTACAAAAACTATAGACATTATGATATTTAGAAGGGGCGTGTTTAGATGAGTAAAATCTATGAAGAGTTAACAGACTTAATTGGTGGTACTCCATTGGTAAAATTAAATAAAATAACGGTGGGGATAAAATCGGAGATTGTGGCTAAGCTGGAATCCTTCAACCCAGGTGGAAGCGTCAAAGACAGAATTGCCCTGAATATGATCAAAACGGCTGAGGGAAAAGGGCTGATTAATAAAGATTCGGTGATCATTGAACCAACGAGTGGAAACACTGGAATTGGACTGGCCTTTGTTACAGCAGCCAGAGGATACCGATTAATTCTGACGATGCCGGATACAATGAGTGTTGAAAGACGTAGCTTGCTTAAAGCTTATGGCGCTGAACTTGTATTGACCCCTGGGGCTGATGGAATGAACGGGGCTATAAAAAAAGCGCTGGAGCTGGCGGAGGAGATGCCAAATTCTTTTATCCCCCAACAGTTCGAAAATCCAGCCAATCCGGAAATTCACCGTAACACAACCGCTGAAGAGATTTGGAGTGATACAGACGGGAAGGTCGATATTATTGTAGGCGGCGTAGGAACAGGCGGGACGATTACAGGGGTTGGTGAAATTCTTAAATTACGGAAACCTGATGTTAAAATCATTGCGGTGGAACCGAATGATTCTCCTGTTTTGTCCGGTGGGAAGCCTGGACCGCACAAGATTCAGGGAATTGGGGCAGGGTTTATTCCACAAGTCCTTAATCTAAAGCTTGTCGATGAAATTTATAAAGTAACGAATGATCAGGCTTTTGAAACAGGGCGCAGACTGGCCAGGGAGGAAGGGCTCCTGGTGGGGATCTCATCCGGTGCCGCAGTCTATGTAGCCCTGAAGGTTGCTAAACGTCCGGAAAATGAAGGAAAAAGGATTGTTGTTGTCCTTCCTGACACCGGTGAACGTTACCTGAGCACGCTAATGTTTCAGGAGAGTTAAGTGCAGTCGAAATAAGAAGTATTTAATCAATACGGAGGCCATGATGAGCAAGACAGAAAAAGGAACATGGAAACTGAAAACAGGATTAGCGGAGATGCTGAAAGGCGGAGTGATCATGGATGTGACAACTCCGGATCAGGCCAAGATTGCTGAAGAAGCAGGCGCATGCGCAGTTATGGCCTTGGAACGCGTTCCGGCAGATATCCGGGCAGCCGGAGGGGTGGCCCGAATGGCTGATCCAACAATCATTCTAAAGATTATGGAAGCGGTTACGATTCCGGTTATGGCCAAAGCGAGGATTGGGCATTTTGTTGAGGCACAGGTGTTGGAAAGCCTGGGCGTAGACTATATCGACGAGAGTGAAGTCCTTACCCCGGCGGATGATCTTTATCACATTGATAAGCAGGCCTTTGCAGTACCTTTCGTATGCGGAGCCCGCAATCTTGGAGAGGCTTTGCGCCGGATCGGAGAAGGAGCAGCGATGATCAGGACTAAAGGAGAGCCAGGAACGGGGAATATTGTTGAGGCAGTAAGGCATATGCGGACGGTACTGAGTGAAATCAGAAGACTGAAAACAATGCCGAAAGAAGAGGTGATGACTGCGGCCAAAGAGATGGGAGCACCTTATGACCTAGTGTTGTCCGTCGCCAAAAACGGGAAGCTGCCAGTAGTGAATTTTGCCGCAGGCGGAATTGCAACCCCAGCGGATGCCGCTTTGATGATGCAGTTGGGTGTAGATGGGGTCTTCGTGGGCTCCGGAATCTTCAAGTCATCGAATCCGAGGGCACGGGCTAAGGCCATTGTTCTGGCAACAACCCACTATAACGAGCCTGAGGTCTTAACCGAAGTATCCCGGAATTTAGGTGAAGCGATGCCGGGATTGGAAATTTCTTTAATCAATGCCAGTGAACGAATGCAGGAACGCGGCTGGTGATATTAGGTTTAAAACATAAATTTAAGAAAATAATTATAAAAACATAATGAGGAGATGTTGATATGAACAAAGAAAATTGGAAATTTGATACATTGCAGATCCATGCCGGACAGGTCCCTGATCCGACTACCGGATCCAGAGCCGTCCCGATTTATCAGACCACATCGTATGTATTTAACGATGCCAAGCATGCCGCTGATTTGTTTTCGCTGGCAGAACCCGGCAACATTTATACCCGGATTATGAACCCGACATCCGATGTTTTGGAACAGAGAATCGCTGCGCTTGAAGGCGGCGTTGGGGCGCTTGCCGTAGGGTCAGGTTCGGCTGCTATCACCTATTCCATTCTAAACATTGCCGGGGCCGGAGATGAGATTGTCGCTGCCAGCACGCTGTATGGCGGAACACATAATCTTTTCGCAATTACGCTTCCGAAGCTGGGGATCAAGACCCATTTTGTGAACCCCGATGATCCCGCAAATTTTAAGAAAGCAATCACAGAGAAGACCAAAGCCATCTATGTAGAATCAATCGGTAATCCGGGGATCAATATCGTCGATATTGAAGCCGTTGCCAAAGTGGCACACGATAACGGGATACCGCTTATTATTGACAATACGTTTGCAACGCCTTATCTTCTGAAACCTATTGAATACGGAGCAGATATTGTGGTCCATTCGGCAACCAAGTTTATTGGCGGTCATGGTACCTCCATCGGCGGGCTGATCATTGACGGCGGAAAATTTGACTGGGCTGCAAGCGGCAAGTTCCCTGGATTTACAGAGCCGGATCAGAGTTATCATGGACTGGTCTATGCAACATTGGGTGCACCAGCCTATATTCTGAAAGCCAGAGTGCAGCTCTTAAGAGATACCGGTGCGGCCCTGAGCCCGTTTAATTCTTTCCTGTTTATTCAGGGCCTTGAAACACTGTCTTTACGTGTCAAACAGCACGTGGCAAATACCTGGAAGGTTGTTGATTATTTAAAAAACCATTCCAAGGTTTCGTGGGTGAATTATCCAGGTTTAAAAGAAAATAAATACTTTGATTTATCGTTAAAATATTTTCCGCAAGGCCCTGGATCGATATTTACGTTCGGCATTAAAGGCGGTGCGGAAGCGGGAGTTAAACTGATCAACAATCTTGAATTATTTTCTCTGCTTGCCAATGTGGCGGATGCCAAGTCCCTCGTGATTCATCCTGCCAGCACAACGCATGCCCAACTCTCCGAGGAAGAACAGCTGGCTGCAGGGGTATCACCCGACATGATTCGGTTATCGATTGGGATCGAAGATGCTGATGACATCATTGCTGATTTAGAACAGGCTTTTTCCAAGATAGACTAATCAGTGAATTTAAAATAAAAGTTTTGAGAAGAATAACAACGACAGGAGAATGTTATGGAGAAAACTGTGGTTGTTGCCATGAGCGGCGGAGTGGACAGCTCCGTCACCGCTTTGTTGTTAAAACGGGAGGGCTACCGTGTTATCGGTGTCACCATGCAGATCTGGCCGCAATCCGAGGACAAGGCCAAAGCATGCTGCAGTCTGGAGGCAGTTAACGATGCCCGCAGGGTAGCCTGGAAGCTTGAAATTCCGTATTACGTGATGAATTTCAGGCAGGAGTTTGAAGACAAGGTGATTGACCATTTCTGCAATGAATACCTCCGGGGCAGAACGCCCAACCCATGCATCGAATGCAACAGGCATTTGAAATTTGATGTTTTGCTGCAGAAAGCCCGTGGTCTGGGTGCAGATTTCATTGCAACCGGTCACTATGTAAGGAAAGAATACGATGACAAGACACAGCAGTGGGTGTTAAAAACCGGGATCGACGAAACGAAAGACCAGAGCTATGCACTCTACCATCTGACCCAGGATCAGCTTACCCATACACTTTTTCCGCTGGGAAAATACCGTAAAGCGGATGTCAGGCAGATTGCGGGCAGGGAAGGACTTGCTGTCGCGCAAAAAGCGGAAAGCCAGGATATCTGTTTTGTTGAAGGGACAGCGGGGGATTTTATTGAGATGTACCGTCAACTTCAGGATATTGGACAAGGCAATATTATTGATGCTGAGGGGAATTTGATTGGGCAGCATAAAGGGATTTACCACTATACGGTCGGACAGCATAAGGGACTCGGACTCGCCCTCGGTTTCCCTGTTTACGTGACAGCGATCGATGCTGAAACCAATACAGTCCGGGTCGGAAGAAAAGAAGAACTATTCAGCTCAGGTCTGCTTGCAGAAAATGTGCATTTGATTTCTTCTGTGTCTCCTGAACTCCTACAAAACATATCGGTTGAGATCAGATACAATGCACCAAAAGTCTCTGCAGCGGTCAATTTGTTGCACGATGGAACAGCCGAGGTGGCCTTCACAGAAAAACAGCGAGCGGTAACTCCCGGGCAGGCGGTCGTGTTTTACGACGGAGATCATGTCCTGGGCGGCGGTGCGATCCGATCAGCTTTACAATCCAAAGGTTTTACCGCTATGAGAGAAGTACGTGAAATTCAAAAGTAAGATCTTAAAAGAAAACAATGAAAATGAAGCTTATCAAAACTAATTTATAAAAACTATTGAAATATCTCGAAATATTAGATATAATTTCAGTTGCGAAAAGAGGCAGTAGAGCCTTTTCAGCAAAGAATTTTTTGACCGTTCTCTGCAGAAGCTATAGAGGACCAAGGCCATACGGACAGCCGGGTCAAAAGCCGAAGTTGGCAACTTTGTTGCCTTATTGATTGAGCCGGGGCGGCTCGAAGCGTTATGAGTTGGCTAATTCATAGCCGTGTGCAAATCCGCTGCACATCACACTTGTGAAACGATCAATAAGAGTAGTAAAAGTAATTCCTTGCTATATAGACTCTGAAACCTCGAAAGCTGAATAAATAACTCTAAATGGAAAGGGCCTTCGCCCTTGACGTAAATAGAGCCAAATAAACAAGTTTTTCATGATCGTCGCGCTTAGGTGTGGTGTACTGCCCTGTTTTGCAGTACCGCCTCCTTAAGTGCTTTTTATTTGTCAAAATGTCTGCGAAGTTTTATGTTTCATGATCAGTAGAGGGATGAAAGTCAGGAACTTACAGCAAAAATTATTTCAGCGATTGGAGGAAAATGATTATGGGAAAAGTACTCGTTATCGGCTGCGGCGGCGTCGCCGGTGTGGCAATTCACAAGATCTGTCAGAATTCAGAGGTATTCGGAGAATTGTGTATTGCCAGCCGTACGAAATTGAAATGTGATGCTTTAGCGGAAAAACTGGGCGGAGGTAAAACCAAAATTACAACAGCCCAGGTAGATGCTGACAACGTGGAAGAACTGATCGCACTGATCAACAAAGAGAAGCCTGACGTTGTACTGAATCTGGCTTTGCCGTATCAGGACCTGCATATTATGGATGCCTGTCTGGCCACAAAGACCAGTTATGTTGATACCGCCAATTATGAGCCTGAGGATACTGCTCATTTTGAATACAAGTGGCAGTGGGAATACCGGGAGAAATTCAAAGAAGCAGGAATTACCGCGCTGCTCGGTTCAGGTTTTGACCCGGGGGTCACCAGTGTATTCAGTGCGTACGCATTAAAGCACCACTTTGATGAGATACATGAAATTGATATTTTGGATTGCAATGGCGGCGACCACGGTTATCCGTTTGCGACGAACTTTAACCCTGAGATTAATATCCGCGAAGTCACGGCCAAAGGCAGCTATTGGGAAAATGGCCACTGGGTGGAGACTGAGCCGATGGAGATCAAAAGGGAGTACAATTTCAAGGGTGTTGGTGTCAAGGATATGTACCTGCTGCACCACGAGGAATTGGAAAGCCTGGCGCTGAATATTAAAGGCATCAAACGCATTCGTTTCTTTATGACTTTCGGACAAAGCTACCTGACACATCTGAAATGTCTCGAGAACGTTGGTATGACGAGCATTGAGCCTATTAATTATAATGGAATGGAAATCATCCCTTTGCAGTTCTTAAAAGCTGTCCTGCCGGATCCGGCTTCCCTTGGCCCGCGTACCAAGGGCAAAACCAATATTGGATGCATTTTCAAGGGAATTAAAGACGGCAAGGAAAAAACCTACTATCTGTATAACATCTGCGATCATGAGGAGTGCTATCGCGAAGTAGGAAGCCAAGCCATCAGCTATACCACCGGCGTACCGGCGATGATCGGGGCGATGCTGGTTATGAACGGTACCTGGGCGAAACCTGGTGTTTATAATATGGAAGAGTTTGATCCCGATCCTTTTATGGAAGCACTCAATAAGTGGGGGCTGCCCTGGGAACAGGACTTCAATCCGGCGCTGGTACGCTGATGGGAAACGCAATAATGGACCTGTACGCAAGAGAACAGAATACTGAGGAACTGAAGGCTGTAGAAACAGAAAATGCAGAAAACTGGTTTGACTGTGTTCTGACTCCGAGCTATGTGGTTGATGAAAATCTGTTAATCTCAAATTTAAAAATTTTACAAGACATTCAGGAACAGAGCGGAGCAAAGATTCTGCTCGCCCAGAAGGCATTTTCAATGTTCCGGGTATACCCTTTGATTGCCCAATATTTGTGCGGAACAACAGCCAGCGGTTTGCACGAGGCGAAGCTCGGCCGTGAAGAATTTGGCAAAGAAGTGCATATTTTCAGTCCGGCTTACCGGGAGGATGAATTCGATGAGATCCTGACTGTATCCGATCATATCATATTTAATAGCTTTTCTCAGTGGAATAAGTTTGGTAAGCGGGCGCTCGCTGCAGGGGCAGAATGCGGCCTGCGGATCAACCCGGAATGTTCCACCCAGAAAGGTCATGGCATGTATGATCCCTGCGGACCCTATTCCAGACTCGGTGTGACCAGGGCAAACTTGAAGCAGGATTGGCTCCAAGGCCTTTCCGGACTGCATCTGCATACGCTGTGCGAACAAAATGCCGATGCGCTGGTGACAACGGTCGAAGCCTTTGAGAAGTCGTTCGGTCAGTTCTTGCCTGGGATGAAATGGCTGAACCTTGGTGGCGGGCACCACATTACACGTGAAGATTACGATCGGGAGCTTCTGATTCGAACCATCAAGCGTCTGCGGGAAACCTATGGCATTACCGTGTACCTGGAACCTGGCGAAGCGATCGCCCTAAATGCCGGTTTTTTGGTCTCATCCGTGCTGGATACGCTGCATAACGGTATGAACATTGCTATCCTGGATGCTTCAGCTGCCTGCCATATGCCGGATGTACTGGAAGTTCCGTACCGTCCCCGGATAATTGGCTCAGGGCAGCCCGGAGAAAAGAAAACTACGTACCGTCTTGGGGGGCCAACCTGCCTGGCCGGCGATATCATCGGCGATTATTCATTTGATCGGGCCTTAAATCCCGGAGACCGCCTGGTCTTCTGTGATATGGCGATTTACTCCATGGTCAAAAACAATACATTCAATGGGATACGGCTGCCGGATATTGTCCTGAACAAGGCTGACGGTACCCTTGAGACTGTCCGCAGCTTCGGCTATGAGGACTTCAAAAATCGCCTGTCTTAAAGCAAGCCAGTTGAAAATGTGGTATGATCATAAAAGATAGATTATACTGTTTTATTGGAGCATGCATTTGACCAAAGACTTTTGACACTTGAGGAGGAAAGCGAATGCCGATCAAAATTCCGGACGATTTACCGGCAAAAGAAATCCTGGAGAATGAAAATATATTTATTATGGGCGAAAACCGGGCACAGCATCAGGATATTCGTCCTTTAAGAATAGCACTGCTTAATTTAATGCCTACCAAAATCGTTACCGAAACGCAGTATTTGCGCTTGATGAGCAACTCACCTCTGCAAATAGAGATAACACTGCTTTACACTTGGACGCATAAGCCTGCGAATACTTCGGAAGAACACTTAAGCAGGTTCTACAGTTCTTTTGATGAAGTGAAAGACCAAAAATTTGATGGTCTGATTATCACCGGTGCACCGGTCGAAAATCTGGAATTTGAAGATGTGGACTACTGGGATGAACTCAAACAGATCATGAAGTGGAGCCTTACCAACGTTTATTCAACCATACATGTCTGCTGGGGAGCCCAGGCGGGATTATATTATCATTACGGGATTCCGAAATATTCGCTTGACAGTAAAATGTTTGGGATATTCAGCCATAAGATTATTAATCATAATAACAACAATAATTTCCTGCGGGGGTTTGACGAAGTATTCAATGCACCGCATTCCCGCCATACGGAAATCAGGATCGAAGATATCGAGAAGCATCCGGAACTGGAAGTTTTGGCCACATCGGATGACGCCGGAGTTTATATGGCTGCCGGCAAGCATGGCAGGCATCTTTTTGTTACCGGCCATCCCGAGTATGATGCGTTTACGCTGAAAACCGAATATGACCGGGATGTGAATAAAGGCCTGGATATCGCGGTTCCCCAAAATTACTTTCCTAATGATGACCCGAAGAAAATGCCTCAGGTTACCTGGAGAGGACATGCCAATTTATTGTTTTTAAACTGGCTGAACTATTATGTATATCAGCAGACACCTTTCGACCTTGGACAATTGGCTGAGTCAGACTGAGAGGTTGAATCAAGTTGGGTGACTGCGTATTTGTATTGATCACATGTATCGTTTTGGGGGCTTCTATATTGTTTTACGTTTATATTGTAGAATGCAAGGATGGAACATTGTACACAGGTTGGACTGTAGACATAGAAAAGAGGCTGACAGCCCATAACATGGGTAAGGGTGCTAAATATACCCGGTCGCGGTTTCCTGTTGTCCTCAAATACCTGGAACAGGTGTCATCCAAGCCGGAAGCATTCCAAAGGGAATACAGCATCAAACAATTAACCCGGGAACAAAAATATCAGCTGATTGCCCAAAGCAAGTCGGATCAAATAACCTGATGGAATGTCAGGTTATTTTTTACATAAAAATTAAGCACAGAATTTACCTTCCCGGCCACAGAATATTTTCTTTTCAGCGGTCCATAATAAAACAAAATATTAAAACGGAGGTATTTTTGCAATGAAAGCCAAGAAGATGCAAGGACCTAACACTGGAATCAGATGTGTGGTCAATACCTGTTATTATTATATGAATGGGGATCACTGCACAGCTGAAAAAATTGAAGTGCAGTCCCGGAATGCAGCTAACGCTGAACAGACTGACTGTGCGACCTTCATCAAAGAATAACAGGAAAAATGGAGGGGGATACGCTACTTTTGTCCCCCCCTTTTTCTATTCTTGTTACTTTTATTTCAATAATAATGATCCCTCTAATATTGATTACAGGCTACTGAAGTGGTATACCGGTATTCCGCTCATATCTTTGAATAAGCGGGTCAATGATTACGGCAGAGACAAGACCCAGATAAGCGGAGATAAAGCCGAAGCCCAGGAATGCAATAAGCTGCTGTAAGTTAAGCTGGAGCGAATGGTAATATAAGAAAATAGCTAAACCGCACCAGAAGCCTTGACAGAATGGACAGCCAAACAACTTGCAGAAAAAGTAGCCTTTCTGCTTAAGGGCATCTCTGATTTTTTTAAATAAGACAAAGTCAAATAGAAAAAAACGGAGGCTTAAAGCCAGCAGAAGCTCAAAAACCATTATAGATCACCTGATTTTATAAAATTTGTCCTTTTACATTCCATATTATGGTAAAGTACAATAATATGTGCCTAGTTAATGATGACCAGGTTAAAAATCAAAAAACAAAAAAGCCTAATGCAAGAATCATCCGGAAAGGGATTTAGGATTCTCGATCAGGCTTTTTCGTTATCAGATGTTCTGATTTGAGGATTAGATTCCGCTCATATTTTTTTGTTTTTCATAACGGGTGCGGGTGTTTTTGTCTAAAAATCTTTTGCGCAGGCGAACGTTGATGGGTGTAATTTCTACATATTCATCATCATTGATATATTCCAGGGCTTCTTCCAGACCGAGCAATTTTGCCGGTTCCAG
The window above is part of the Dehalobacter sp. genome. Proteins encoded here:
- the larE gene encoding ATP-dependent sacrificial sulfur transferase LarE, producing the protein MHYRDKLITLQGNLEKMSKIMIAFSGGVDSTFLVKVAGDVLGKNVIAVTAKSATFPERELQEAVQFCRQEEISHLIIESEELDDPEFGKNPFNRCYLCKKQLFSKILSIAADYGMESVVEGSNVDDLSDYRPGRQALEELGIQSPLLQAGLTKEEIRLLSKEHGLTTWDKPSFACLSSRIPYGEEINEKKLQMIDFAEQFLLDLGFRQVRVRYHGDIARIEVLPQENNLIIRQDIAQKIYKKFTDIGFAYTALDLKGYRSGSMNEKINTNS
- a CDS encoding serine acetyltransferase produces the protein MVEKANMQMNQLVSNIVSSYQEQPNSYTQLSCQLPNRDVIIEIIHLLRQLLFPGYFGKQNLNESTLEYHVGNLLIEIYEKLSQQVSCALKHQHGNNASCDDIEISEKAEKICWHFLSKIPEIREYLALDVQAAFDGDPAADDKALVIFAYPGLLAVSIYRLAHELYLLSVPLIPRIMTEFAHNETGIDIHAGAKIGKYFFIDHGTGVVIGETTIIGDKVKIYQGVTLGALSTRGGQSLRSQKRHPTIEDDVTVYSGASIFGGETIIGKGSVIGSNVFITQSVPPGTRVMIKNPDLIFKGQEMQKDKKELTNELDLET
- a CDS encoding Rrf2 family transcriptional regulator — encoded protein: MKISTKGRYGLRAILDVALNEHAGPVTIHSISERQDLSERYLEQLLITLKQNALIKSIRGFQGGYILGREPESITVGDTIRALEGPISPVDCVNDNNPGACSRAELCVTKMVWDDLKNAMVKVLDSYTLADLMEEYKKMNNNSFDNYCI
- the cysK gene encoding cysteine synthase A — protein: MSKIYEELTDLIGGTPLVKLNKITVGIKSEIVAKLESFNPGGSVKDRIALNMIKTAEGKGLINKDSVIIEPTSGNTGIGLAFVTAARGYRLILTMPDTMSVERRSLLKAYGAELVLTPGADGMNGAIKKALELAEEMPNSFIPQQFENPANPEIHRNTTAEEIWSDTDGKVDIIVGGVGTGGTITGVGEILKLRKPDVKIIAVEPNDSPVLSGGKPGPHKIQGIGAGFIPQVLNLKLVDEIYKVTNDQAFETGRRLAREEGLLVGISSGAAVYVALKVAKRPENEGKRIVVVLPDTGERYLSTLMFQES
- the pdxS gene encoding pyridoxal 5'-phosphate synthase lyase subunit PdxS, whose product is MSKTEKGTWKLKTGLAEMLKGGVIMDVTTPDQAKIAEEAGACAVMALERVPADIRAAGGVARMADPTIILKIMEAVTIPVMAKARIGHFVEAQVLESLGVDYIDESEVLTPADDLYHIDKQAFAVPFVCGARNLGEALRRIGEGAAMIRTKGEPGTGNIVEAVRHMRTVLSEIRRLKTMPKEEVMTAAKEMGAPYDLVLSVAKNGKLPVVNFAAGGIATPADAALMMQLGVDGVFVGSGIFKSSNPRARAKAIVLATTHYNEPEVLTEVSRNLGEAMPGLEISLINASERMQERGW
- a CDS encoding homocysteine synthase, with amino-acid sequence MNKENWKFDTLQIHAGQVPDPTTGSRAVPIYQTTSYVFNDAKHAADLFSLAEPGNIYTRIMNPTSDVLEQRIAALEGGVGALAVGSGSAAITYSILNIAGAGDEIVAASTLYGGTHNLFAITLPKLGIKTHFVNPDDPANFKKAITEKTKAIYVESIGNPGINIVDIEAVAKVAHDNGIPLIIDNTFATPYLLKPIEYGADIVVHSATKFIGGHGTSIGGLIIDGGKFDWAASGKFPGFTEPDQSYHGLVYATLGAPAYILKARVQLLRDTGAALSPFNSFLFIQGLETLSLRVKQHVANTWKVVDYLKNHSKVSWVNYPGLKENKYFDLSLKYFPQGPGSIFTFGIKGGAEAGVKLINNLELFSLLANVADAKSLVIHPASTTHAQLSEEEQLAAGVSPDMIRLSIGIEDADDIIADLEQAFSKID
- the mnmA gene encoding tRNA 2-thiouridine(34) synthase MnmA; this translates as MEKTVVVAMSGGVDSSVTALLLKREGYRVIGVTMQIWPQSEDKAKACCSLEAVNDARRVAWKLEIPYYVMNFRQEFEDKVIDHFCNEYLRGRTPNPCIECNRHLKFDVLLQKARGLGADFIATGHYVRKEYDDKTQQWVLKTGIDETKDQSYALYHLTQDQLTHTLFPLGKYRKADVRQIAGREGLAVAQKAESQDICFVEGTAGDFIEMYRQLQDIGQGNIIDAEGNLIGQHKGIYHYTVGQHKGLGLALGFPVYVTAIDAETNTVRVGRKEELFSSGLLAENVHLISSVSPELLQNISVEIRYNAPKVSAAVNLLHDGTAEVAFTEKQRAVTPGQAVVFYDGDHVLGGGAIRSALQSKGFTAMREVREIQK
- a CDS encoding saccharopine dehydrogenase family protein, with translation MGKVLVIGCGGVAGVAIHKICQNSEVFGELCIASRTKLKCDALAEKLGGGKTKITTAQVDADNVEELIALINKEKPDVVLNLALPYQDLHIMDACLATKTSYVDTANYEPEDTAHFEYKWQWEYREKFKEAGITALLGSGFDPGVTSVFSAYALKHHFDEIHEIDILDCNGGDHGYPFATNFNPEINIREVTAKGSYWENGHWVETEPMEIKREYNFKGVGVKDMYLLHHEELESLALNIKGIKRIRFFMTFGQSYLTHLKCLENVGMTSIEPINYNGMEIIPLQFLKAVLPDPASLGPRTKGKTNIGCIFKGIKDGKEKTYYLYNICDHEECYREVGSQAISYTTGVPAMIGAMLVMNGTWAKPGVYNMEEFDPDPFMEALNKWGLPWEQDFNPALVR
- the nspC gene encoding carboxynorspermidine decarboxylase, giving the protein MGNAIMDLYAREQNTEELKAVETENAENWFDCVLTPSYVVDENLLISNLKILQDIQEQSGAKILLAQKAFSMFRVYPLIAQYLCGTTASGLHEAKLGREEFGKEVHIFSPAYREDEFDEILTVSDHIIFNSFSQWNKFGKRALAAGAECGLRINPECSTQKGHGMYDPCGPYSRLGVTRANLKQDWLQGLSGLHLHTLCEQNADALVTTVEAFEKSFGQFLPGMKWLNLGGGHHITREDYDRELLIRTIKRLRETYGITVYLEPGEAIALNAGFLVSSVLDTLHNGMNIAILDASAACHMPDVLEVPYRPRIIGSGQPGEKKTTYRLGGPTCLAGDIIGDYSFDRALNPGDRLVFCDMAIYSMVKNNTFNGIRLPDIVLNKADGTLETVRSFGYEDFKNRLS